AATTGATACATGGTGGTTTATTTGAGCCAGAAGCAGGTAGACCCTGTGTGCGGAATGAGCGTCGACCCCGGGAGCGCGCGGTTTAAAACAGTGTACAAGGGGAAGATATACTACTTCTGTAGCAGGAGATGTCTCGAAGAGTTTGAGAAAAACCCTGAGCACTACCTCACCCACGGCCCCAGCGGCATGCCCGAGTAGCGGTTAAAGCCTTCCTCTAGCAGGCTTGAAGGTGTTTAATCATTGAGAAGGACTAGGCTTAAGATCATAGGGATTGACTGCCCTAGTTGCGTATACGCTATTGAGAGAAGGTTGAGAAGCCTCGGCTGCGTCAGCAGTTTCAAGGTCGAGGTGAGCACTGGCGAGGCAGAGGTTGAGTATGATGATGAGAAGTGCCTTCTCAAGAATGTTTACGAAGCAGTAAGGGATGCTGGCTACGATGTCTACAAGGAGAAGATGTACTTCGACCTGAAAAGCCTCAGCGGCGAGGAGGCAGCATTGCTCGAGTCTAAGATAAGGGGTTTGCAAGGAGTTTTCGACGCAAAGATCTCCTTAACCGGGGTTGCAACAGTTGTCTACAACCCTTTGGAAACCACTCCCGAGGATGTTGCAAGCAGGCTGGTAGCATACGGGGCCAAGCCTTTAACCGCTGTTGCCGAGAAGTCTGTAAGCCTGGGCGAGAAAACCCTGCTGTACAGGAGGGTGGCCTCATTCATCATTGGCTTAACAGCTGTGTCACTCTCCATGTATTCAATGCTGAATGGGGGTGTTCAGGGCTGGGGCGCTGTAAGTGAAAAACTGCTCCTCCCCATGGCTGCAGCAGCCATTGTTCTCAACTACGATATT
This region of Thermosphaera aggregans genomic DNA includes:
- a CDS encoding YHS domain-containing protein, with the translated sequence MVVYLSQKQVDPVCGMSVDPGSARFKTVYKGKIYYFCSRRCLEEFEKNPEHYLTHGPSGMPE